Proteins from one Acidiphilium multivorum AIU301 genomic window:
- a CDS encoding adenosine kinase, which translates to MNSTRYDIIGIGNAIVDVIARTDDMFLDRHDMRKGAMRLIDAEAAERILTAMPPGQIASGGSVANSCAVAAGLGARTAFLGKVARDELGVAFAADLRAIGVDFPHAPLPEGAPTARCLILVTPDGQRTMNTYLGACIDFDHTDLDAEAIRDSSILYLEGYLFDPPRAQHAFREAARIARAAGRRVALSLSDAFCVDRHRSGFLDLIASGNVDILFANEAEICSLFEQNTFESAAAEAAHVVPLAVLTRSEAGSVIVSGAERHVAAALPVDVVDTTGAGDAYAAGFMVGFSRNAPLAECAALGSRVAAAVIGRIGARPDLATLAALAPAVA; encoded by the coding sequence ATGAACTCAACCCGGTACGACATCATCGGCATCGGCAATGCGATCGTCGATGTAATCGCCCGCACCGACGACATGTTCCTTGACCGGCATGACATGCGCAAGGGGGCGATGCGTCTGATCGATGCCGAGGCGGCCGAACGGATCCTTACGGCGATGCCGCCTGGCCAGATCGCTTCTGGCGGATCGGTCGCGAACAGTTGTGCCGTCGCCGCGGGACTCGGCGCCCGCACCGCCTTTCTCGGCAAGGTGGCGCGGGACGAGCTTGGCGTGGCCTTCGCCGCCGATCTCCGGGCGATTGGGGTCGACTTTCCGCATGCGCCGCTTCCCGAAGGTGCGCCCACCGCGCGTTGTCTCATCCTTGTGACGCCTGATGGCCAGCGCACCATGAACACCTATCTCGGGGCCTGCATCGATTTCGATCACACCGATCTCGACGCGGAGGCGATCCGCGACTCGTCGATCCTCTACCTTGAGGGCTATCTCTTCGATCCGCCGCGCGCCCAGCACGCGTTCCGCGAAGCGGCGCGAATTGCCCGCGCCGCGGGCCGTCGGGTCGCGCTGTCCCTTTCGGATGCGTTCTGCGTCGATCGCCATCGCTCCGGCTTCCTCGACCTGATTGCGTCCGGCAATGTCGATATCCTGTTTGCGAACGAAGCCGAAATCTGCTCGCTTTTCGAGCAGAACACCTTCGAGAGCGCGGCAGCGGAGGCGGCTCATGTCGTTCCGCTTGCCGTGCTCACGCGCAGCGAGGCGGGCAGCGTGATCGTCTCGGGGGCCGAGCGGCATGTCGCCGCCGCGCTGCCGGTCGATGTCGTTGATACGACCGGTGCGGGCGATGCCTATGCCGCGGGCTTCATGGTCGGCTTCTCGCGCAATGCGCCGCTCGCCGAATGTGCCGCCCTTGGCAGCCGCGTCGCCGCCGCCGTCATCGGGCGGATCGGTGCGCGCCCCGATTTGGCGACGCTGGCTGCCCTCGCGCCCGCTGTTGCCTGA
- a CDS encoding NADP-dependent isocitrate dehydrogenase, producing the protein MIATSPALAKTLVTALPGDGIGPEVFEATRRIFEAAEAPVEWEVAEAGAAVFRKGIASGAPRETLDSIARNRIALKGPLETPVGYGNKSANVTLRKHFELYANIRPVRELPGVKTPFTGRGIDMVIVRENVEDVYAGIEHMQTPDVAQCLKLMTRPGCERIIRAAFGLAQAEDRRKLTCATKANIMKLTEGMMKRVFEEVGPDYPDIAQDHIIIDNCAHQLVIAPEQFDVIVTSNMNGDIISDLAAGLVGGLGIAPSSNLGDHAAIFEAVHGSAPAIAGKGLANPTALLSAAIMMLRHIGAFETAETIEQALFITLAEGENLTGDLSPRGHGVGTDKFVGQVIENLGRTSNLPSRAYRPLELKAWPDRTAHTEPASRELLGVDIFLESSLSAAELGASLTAIAEGSALRLDSISNRGVQVWPATGGRTFLVDHFDCRFMLNEPAAGNGPQGISDLVKAIGQKHSWMHVEKLQRFDGKDAFERPQGES; encoded by the coding sequence ATGATCGCAACCTCGCCCGCCCTCGCCAAGACCCTTGTCACCGCCCTGCCGGGCGATGGGATCGGCCCCGAAGTCTTCGAGGCGACGCGCCGCATCTTCGAGGCCGCCGAAGCGCCGGTCGAGTGGGAGGTTGCCGAAGCCGGCGCCGCCGTGTTCAGGAAGGGCATCGCCTCCGGCGCGCCGCGCGAAACCCTCGATTCCATCGCGCGCAACCGCATCGCCCTCAAGGGGCCGCTGGAAACGCCGGTCGGCTACGGCAACAAGTCGGCCAACGTCACCCTGCGCAAGCATTTCGAGCTCTATGCCAATATCCGCCCGGTCCGCGAGCTGCCCGGGGTGAAGACGCCGTTCACCGGGCGCGGGATCGACATGGTCATCGTCCGCGAGAACGTGGAGGACGTCTATGCCGGCATCGAGCACATGCAGACTCCGGATGTCGCCCAGTGCCTCAAGCTGATGACGCGGCCGGGCTGCGAGCGCATCATCCGCGCCGCCTTCGGCCTTGCCCAGGCGGAGGACCGCCGGAAGCTGACCTGTGCCACCAAGGCGAACATCATGAAGCTCACCGAGGGCATGATGAAGCGCGTCTTCGAGGAAGTCGGTCCCGATTATCCGGATATCGCGCAGGATCACATCATCATCGATAACTGCGCCCACCAGCTCGTCATCGCCCCCGAGCAGTTCGACGTGATCGTGACCTCGAACATGAATGGCGACATCATTTCCGATCTCGCCGCCGGGCTGGTCGGTGGCCTCGGCATCGCGCCATCCTCCAATCTCGGCGATCACGCGGCGATTTTCGAGGCGGTGCACGGTTCGGCGCCGGCCATCGCCGGCAAGGGGCTCGCCAACCCGACCGCGCTGCTGTCCGCCGCGATCATGATGCTCCGCCATATCGGCGCCTTCGAGACGGCCGAGACGATCGAGCAGGCGCTGTTCATCACCCTCGCCGAGGGGGAGAACCTGACCGGCGACCTCTCGCCGCGCGGCCATGGCGTCGGCACCGACAAGTTCGTCGGCCAGGTCATCGAGAATCTCGGCCGCACGAGCAATCTCCCGTCGCGCGCCTACCGGCCGCTCGAGCTCAAGGCGTGGCCCGACCGCACCGCCCATACGGAGCCCGCAAGCCGCGAACTGCTTGGCGTCGACATCTTTCTGGAAAGCAGCCTTTCCGCGGCCGAGCTGGGCGCCTCCCTCACCGCGATTGCCGAGGGCAGTGCGCTCCGCCTCGACTCGATCTCGAATCGCGGCGTCCAGGTCTGGCCGGCGACCGGCGGCAGGACCTTCCTCGTCGACCATTTCGATTGCCGCTTCATGCTCAATGAACCCGCGGCCGGAAACGGGCCGCAGGGCATTTCCGACCTCGTGAAGGCGATCGGACAGAAGCATTCCTGGATGCATGTCGAGAAGCTGCAACGGTTCGATGGCAAGGACGCCTTCGAACGGCCCCAGGGCGAAAGCTGA
- a CDS encoding bactofilin family protein, giving the protein MARTPFSPNQPSAAPSTGGAPAVAPASGASFRPTMRNPEAAERRTLVVGRGISLQGVVQDAERLVVEGTVEATMIKATELSISQGGVFKGEVEVEEAEVAGVIDGTLTARHSLIVRATGRVLGTARCRRLQVEDGGQITGRIEMITEGNAGASSTD; this is encoded by the coding sequence ATGGCCCGAACCCCCTTCTCGCCCAACCAGCCCTCGGCCGCTCCGTCAACCGGCGGCGCGCCGGCCGTCGCACCGGCCTCTGGCGCCAGCTTCCGGCCGACCATGCGCAACCCGGAGGCCGCCGAGCGCCGCACGCTGGTGGTGGGGCGCGGGATCAGCCTGCAGGGGGTGGTGCAGGATGCCGAGCGTCTCGTCGTCGAAGGCACCGTCGAGGCCACGATGATCAAGGCAACCGAGTTGTCGATCAGCCAGGGCGGCGTGTTCAAGGGCGAGGTCGAGGTCGAGGAGGCGGAAGTCGCCGGCGTGATCGATGGCACGCTGACAGCCCGCCATTCGCTCATCGTGCGCGCGACGGGGCGGGTTCTCGGCACCGCGCGCTGCCGGCGGCTGCAAGTCGAGGATGGCGGACAGATCACCGGCCGGATCGAAATGATCACCGAAGGCAACGCGGGCGCTTCCTCCACCGACTGA
- the ispF gene encoding 2-C-methyl-D-erythritol 2,4-cyclodiphosphate synthase translates to MDIKTLLASGALPRVGTGYDVHVLAEGRKLMLCGIEVPHERGLAGHSDADVALHALCDAIYGAMAEGDIGRHFPPSEATWKDADSARFLRHAAGLVAEKGGAIANIDITIICERPKITPHALAMRTRVAGLAGVPLDRVSVKATTSERLGFTGRGEGIAAQAAVLLLMPFAA, encoded by the coding sequence ATGGATATCAAGACCCTTCTCGCCAGCGGCGCGCTGCCCCGCGTGGGCACCGGCTACGACGTGCATGTGCTGGCCGAGGGACGGAAACTGATGCTGTGCGGCATCGAGGTGCCGCACGAAAGGGGGCTCGCCGGGCATTCCGACGCCGATGTGGCGCTGCATGCGCTCTGCGATGCGATCTACGGCGCGATGGCCGAGGGCGATATCGGCCGGCATTTCCCGCCCTCCGAAGCGACGTGGAAGGATGCCGATTCGGCGCGCTTCCTGCGGCATGCCGCGGGCCTCGTCGCGGAAAAGGGCGGGGCGATCGCGAATATCGACATCACCATCATCTGCGAGCGCCCCAAAATCACCCCGCATGCGCTGGCGATGCGCACCCGCGTGGCCGGGCTTGCCGGCGTGCCGCTCGATCGTGTGTCCGTGAAGGCGACGACCTCGGAACGCCTCGGCTTCACCGGTCGGGGCGAGGGGATCGCCGCCCAGGCCGCGGTGCTGCTGCTGATGCCGTTCGCCGCGTGA
- a CDS encoding AAA family ATPase: MNELALPGPAEPTSRHHSERGGGRPAFMGFVRDDASLQVIRSALASAFPTGVPLQRVSFAETLDYLARVDTPRTVLIDISGEEQPMSAVHRLEPVIDPGTRVLIIGEERSIGFYRSLTRTLGVSEYLSKPLDAALVSRELAPWAVGEVPAFETSRGGSMVAVCGAAGGVGATTIATGLAWLIGGEIRRHTILLDADLQRGSAALASNAPPSTGLRNALDTPDRIDPLLIERAAQPSIGRLHVLGAEEPLTEPWEYHPGGGRALLNALRQRYNLVVADIPARPTGFAAELLALAHMRVIVTTGAPRSLGNAARWLALPPGQMQTSAPIVVLNRYQRKRCPPISTIASTLGTEIAVVVPELRTIVAKGSDLGEPPVARKGPFRKVLLDLAGRLGVGTAALAT; this comes from the coding sequence ATGAACGAACTGGCGCTTCCTGGCCCGGCAGAGCCCACCTCGCGGCACCATAGCGAACGGGGCGGCGGACGACCGGCCTTCATGGGCTTCGTGCGGGACGATGCCAGCCTGCAGGTCATCCGCTCGGCACTGGCTTCGGCTTTTCCGACCGGCGTGCCGTTGCAGCGCGTATCCTTCGCCGAGACGCTGGACTATCTCGCCCGCGTCGACACCCCACGAACGGTTCTGATCGACATTTCCGGTGAAGAGCAGCCGATGAGCGCCGTGCATCGGCTCGAGCCGGTGATCGATCCGGGAACCAGGGTGCTGATCATCGGCGAGGAACGGAGTATCGGCTTCTACCGCAGCCTTACGCGCACGCTCGGGGTCAGCGAATATCTCTCCAAGCCGCTCGACGCGGCGCTGGTCAGCCGGGAATTGGCGCCCTGGGCGGTTGGCGAGGTTCCCGCCTTCGAGACGTCCCGCGGCGGATCGATGGTGGCGGTATGCGGTGCTGCGGGCGGGGTTGGCGCCACCACCATCGCGACCGGCCTCGCATGGCTCATCGGCGGCGAAATCCGGCGTCACACAATCCTGCTCGATGCGGATTTGCAGCGCGGCAGTGCGGCGCTTGCATCCAATGCCCCACCCAGCACGGGCCTGCGCAACGCACTGGACACTCCTGACCGCATTGACCCATTGCTGATCGAGCGCGCGGCGCAGCCCTCGATCGGCCGGCTTCATGTCCTGGGCGCGGAGGAACCGCTCACCGAACCCTGGGAATATCATCCCGGTGGCGGGCGCGCGCTGCTCAATGCCCTGCGCCAGCGCTACAATCTCGTGGTTGCCGACATACCGGCCCGCCCGACGGGCTTTGCTGCCGAACTGCTCGCCCTTGCGCATATGCGGGTGATCGTGACGACCGGGGCCCCCCGAAGTCTCGGCAACGCCGCCCGGTGGCTGGCTCTTCCCCCGGGCCAGATGCAGACGTCGGCGCCGATCGTGGTTCTCAATCGCTACCAGCGCAAGCGCTGCCCCCCGATCAGCACAATCGCTTCGACCCTCGGCACCGAAATCGCCGTCGTTGTGCCAGAACTTCGGACCATCGTTGCGAAGGGCAGCGACTTGGGCGAACCTCCCGTCGCGCGCAAGGGGCCATTTCGAAAGGTGCTCCTCGATCTTGCCGGCCGGCTCGGCGTCGGCACCGCGGCGCTGGCAACATGA
- a CDS encoding N-acetylmuramoyl-L-alanine amidase family protein, whose translation MRLSRRFLLDSGVKATITLPLWMQSALARAVPGPAPRLSRAAWREATGRRLVVIDPGHGGHDPGCIGQGDIYEKTVVLSTAYDLRHALERAGYDVVMTRSRDIFIPLQTRVDIAERHKAALFLSIHANSVAHDPAVRGASVYTFSNHASDALAAKIARSENSVERISNPNFRGVSPQVAKILFALMAHSTKIESHLLQQKMVGALGQHVPLLPNPARHATFAVLQSSAIPSVLVETAFLSNPQDEAELRTPVFRRRVAQSMKSAVDAWFLARQHAVANL comes from the coding sequence ATGCGTCTCTCCCGTCGCTTCCTGCTCGATTCGGGGGTCAAGGCCACGATCACCCTGCCGCTCTGGATGCAGTCGGCGCTGGCGCGTGCTGTTCCCGGCCCTGCGCCCCGCCTGAGCCGGGCCGCCTGGCGCGAGGCCACCGGCAGGCGTCTCGTGGTCATCGATCCCGGTCATGGCGGCCACGATCCGGGCTGCATCGGTCAAGGCGACATTTACGAAAAGACGGTCGTGCTCTCCACGGCATACGACCTGCGGCACGCGCTCGAGCGTGCCGGCTATGACGTGGTGATGACGCGTTCGCGCGATATCTTCATCCCGTTGCAGACGAGGGTGGATATTGCCGAGCGGCATAAGGCGGCGCTCTTCCTCTCGATCCACGCGAACTCGGTGGCGCACGATCCCGCGGTGCGGGGCGCCAGCGTCTATACGTTCTCGAACCATGCCTCCGATGCGCTCGCCGCCAAAATCGCGCGTTCGGAGAATAGCGTCGAGCGGATATCGAACCCCAATTTCCGCGGCGTTTCGCCCCAGGTGGCAAAAATCCTGTTCGCGCTGATGGCGCACAGCACCAAGATCGAGTCGCATCTTCTGCAGCAGAAAATGGTCGGCGCGCTTGGCCAGCATGTGCCGTTGCTGCCGAATCCGGCCCGCCACGCAACCTTCGCGGTGCTCCAGTCCTCGGCAATTCCGAGTGTTCTCGTCGAGACGGCTTTCCTGTCGAATCCGCAGGACGAGGCGGAACTGCGCACGCCCGTCTTCCGTCGCCGCGTTGCGCAGTCGATGAAGTCGGCGGTCGATGCCTGGTTCCTCGCCCGGCAGCACGCCGTCGCAAACTTGTAG
- a CDS encoding DUF2177 family protein, whose amino-acid sequence MRAIIVFYTACLLAYLLLDAVWLGLTANAIYRASLGGIMIPGFRPAPALAVYLLQVLGLTMFVRPRAVAAGRAAAFGYGFCFGVFTYGLYDLTNLATLKYWTLGLSLTDIVWGGVVSGLASLCGWLAARRFVRQRIFK is encoded by the coding sequence ATGCGCGCAATCATCGTGTTCTATACGGCCTGCCTGCTGGCTTATCTGCTTCTCGATGCGGTCTGGCTGGGCCTGACCGCGAACGCCATCTATCGCGCCTCGCTCGGGGGCATCATGATCCCGGGGTTCAGGCCTGCGCCAGCCCTTGCCGTCTATCTGCTGCAAGTGCTCGGGCTCACGATGTTCGTGCGGCCGCGCGCCGTCGCGGCCGGCCGGGCCGCAGCCTTTGGATACGGGTTCTGCTTCGGCGTGTTCACCTACGGCCTCTACGACCTTACCAATCTCGCCACCTTGAAATACTGGACTCTCGGGCTGAGCCTGACCGACATTGTCTGGGGTGGTGTGGTTTCCGGTCTCGCCTCGCTGTGCGGCTGGCTGGCGGCACGACGCTTCGTCCGCCAGCGCATCTTCAAATAG
- a CDS encoding Flp family type IVb pilin, which produces MLDYAKTWLALRGLTFAKDNRGVTAMEYGLIAALMAVVIIAAFGILGNGLGNVMTELNNKLAI; this is translated from the coding sequence ATGCTTGACTATGCAAAGACCTGGCTCGCGCTGCGCGGCCTGACATTCGCGAAGGACAATCGCGGCGTGACCGCGATGGAATATGGCCTGATTGCCGCGCTGATGGCGGTTGTCATCATTGCGGCGTTTGGCATCCTTGGGAATGGTCTTGGGAATGTCATGACCGAGTTGAATAACAAGCTCGCTATCTGA
- the gshB gene encoding glutathione synthase, giving the protein MSGLRVAVQMDPMESVDIDGDSTFVLMLEAQRRGHALWHYTVRDMWLENGALNARLRPVTVRREAGNHFAFGPAETMDLAVMDVVLMRQDPPFDMGYITATHLLEHIHPRTLVVNDPAAVRNAPEKLLVTDFPDLMPPTLIAWDRTAIREFRARHKDIIVKPLYGNGGMGIFRIKPDDENLGALLDTHFAGSREPLMVQRYEPAVRAGDKRIILIDGEPLGAINRVPAEGDARSNMHAGGIAAPTEMTARDREICARIGPTLKERGLLFAGIDVIGDYLTEINVTSPTGLQQVARFNGLHLEATIWDRIEARRASGH; this is encoded by the coding sequence ATGAGCGGTTTGCGGGTCGCGGTCCAGATGGATCCGATGGAAAGCGTCGATATCGACGGTGATTCGACCTTTGTTCTGATGCTCGAGGCACAACGCCGGGGCCATGCGCTCTGGCACTATACCGTGCGCGACATGTGGCTCGAGAACGGCGCGCTCAACGCGCGGCTCCGGCCGGTGACGGTGCGGCGCGAAGCCGGCAACCACTTCGCGTTCGGCCCCGCGGAAACGATGGATCTCGCGGTGATGGACGTGGTGCTGATGCGCCAGGATCCACCGTTCGACATGGGCTACATCACGGCGACGCACCTGCTCGAGCACATCCATCCGCGCACGCTCGTGGTCAACGATCCCGCCGCGGTGCGCAACGCACCGGAAAAGCTGCTGGTGACGGACTTTCCGGACCTGATGCCGCCCACGCTGATTGCCTGGGACCGCACCGCCATCCGCGAATTCCGCGCCCGTCACAAGGACATCATCGTCAAGCCGCTCTACGGCAATGGCGGCATGGGCATCTTCCGCATCAAGCCGGATGACGAGAATCTCGGCGCCCTGCTCGACACGCATTTCGCCGGCTCGCGCGAACCGCTGATGGTGCAGCGCTACGAGCCGGCCGTGCGGGCCGGCGACAAGCGGATCATCCTGATCGATGGCGAGCCGCTGGGCGCGATCAACCGTGTGCCGGCGGAGGGAGACGCCCGATCCAACATGCACGCGGGCGGCATCGCCGCACCCACCGAAATGACGGCGCGCGACCGTGAGATCTGCGCGCGGATCGGACCGACGCTCAAGGAGCGCGGACTGCTTTTTGCCGGGATCGACGTGATCGGCGACTACCTCACCGAGATCAACGTCACCTCCCCGACCGGGCTGCAACAGGTCGCGCGCTTCAACGGCCTGCATCTGGAAGCAACGATCTGGGATCGGATCGAGGCTCGCCGAGCTTCTGGCCACTGA
- the cpaB gene encoding Flp pilus assembly protein CpaB, with amino-acid sequence MLLRIALFILLALGLAGFGTVAWLDMHPSHPHAKAPKMVALLATGRPLAPGTLLQPADFVAENRPPSKVPADAVPDTPANRAAYTGAMVRHRLSAGDLLATDIVIRPGDHGFLAAVLQPGMRAVSVGVDAITGAAGLIWPGDHVDLLLTQHLTGANLLPTQRVAAETVLSDVRVIAIDQRLVQGASGTHPAAKNTARTVTLEVTPEQAERVEVAAHLGPLSLIVRPSEAARGPTPKPPPVFSGQVSPALAALNVPGQTGITVFQGDKGTTEYHPQ; translated from the coding sequence ATGCTGCTGCGTATTGCCCTGTTCATTCTCCTCGCATTGGGACTTGCCGGGTTCGGAACCGTCGCGTGGCTCGACATGCATCCGTCGCATCCTCATGCAAAGGCGCCGAAAATGGTGGCGTTGCTCGCGACCGGGCGGCCGCTGGCGCCGGGCACGTTGCTGCAGCCCGCGGATTTCGTCGCTGAAAACCGACCGCCGTCGAAAGTGCCGGCGGACGCCGTCCCCGACACGCCGGCGAACCGGGCGGCCTACACGGGGGCGATGGTCCGTCACCGGCTCAGCGCGGGAGACTTGCTGGCAACCGACATTGTCATCCGGCCCGGTGATCACGGCTTTCTCGCGGCGGTGCTGCAACCCGGCATGCGCGCCGTATCTGTCGGTGTCGATGCGATCACGGGGGCGGCCGGTCTGATCTGGCCCGGCGATCATGTCGACCTGCTTCTGACCCAGCACCTGACCGGCGCCAATCTCCTGCCCACCCAGCGCGTTGCGGCGGAGACGGTGTTGTCCGATGTCCGCGTGATCGCGATTGATCAGCGATTGGTGCAGGGGGCGAGCGGTACCCATCCGGCCGCCAAGAACACTGCCCGGACCGTAACCCTTGAAGTGACGCCCGAACAGGCCGAGCGGGTCGAGGTCGCGGCGCATCTCGGGCCTCTTTCGCTGATTGTCCGCCCGAGCGAGGCCGCGCGCGGTCCGACTCCGAAGCCGCCGCCCGTGTTCAGCGGTCAGGTTTCCCCTGCTCTTGCCGCCCTGAATGTGCCCGGCCAGACGGGAATCACCGTGTTTCAGGGTGACAAAGGCACGACAGAGTATCATCCTCAATGA
- the dusB gene encoding tRNA dihydrouridine synthase DusB, which yields MRSFPKLHPIRLKAPGGAARDVTIETPVILAPMSGVTDLPFRRLVKSMGAGLVVSEMIASWAMIRENAATLRMASVDEGTGPNSVQLAGCDPAAMAEAARIAVAGGADLVDINFGCPVKKVAVGQMAGSALMRDEVQAGRILEATAKAVDVPVTLKMRMGWDRQSLNAPTLARIAQESGIAMVTVHGRTRQQFYEGTADWDFIASVKAAVAIPVIANGDITTEDEAEEALRRSQADGVMIGRGAYGRPWFLAQVARYLATGQKLPAPDMEMRRDVLIGHYRAMRAHYGEQPGLRVARKHIGWYVRGLPGAAEFRAAVNRQDDSAAVEAMIHEIHARAMGETDAPVQAAA from the coding sequence ATGAGAAGCTTCCCGAAATTGCACCCGATCCGGCTCAAGGCGCCGGGCGGCGCCGCGCGCGACGTGACGATCGAGACGCCGGTGATCCTGGCGCCGATGTCCGGCGTCACCGACCTGCCGTTCCGGCGGCTGGTCAAGTCGATGGGTGCCGGGCTCGTGGTGTCGGAGATGATCGCCTCCTGGGCGATGATCCGCGAGAACGCGGCGACACTTCGCATGGCCTCGGTCGACGAGGGCACGGGGCCGAACTCGGTTCAGCTCGCCGGCTGCGACCCGGCTGCGATGGCGGAAGCCGCGCGCATCGCCGTCGCCGGCGGCGCCGATCTGGTCGACATCAATTTCGGCTGCCCGGTGAAGAAGGTGGCGGTGGGACAGATGGCAGGCTCGGCGCTGATGCGCGACGAGGTGCAGGCCGGCCGCATCCTCGAAGCCACGGCGAAGGCGGTCGACGTGCCGGTGACGCTGAAGATGCGCATGGGCTGGGACCGGCAGAGCCTGAACGCGCCCACCCTCGCGCGGATCGCCCAGGAAAGCGGCATCGCCATGGTCACGGTGCATGGCCGCACCCGCCAGCAATTCTACGAAGGCACGGCGGACTGGGATTTCATCGCCTCGGTGAAGGCGGCCGTCGCCATCCCCGTGATCGCCAACGGCGACATCACGACCGAGGACGAGGCCGAGGAAGCGCTGCGCCGCTCGCAGGCCGACGGCGTGATGATCGGCCGCGGCGCCTACGGACGCCCCTGGTTTCTCGCCCAGGTGGCGCGGTATCTCGCCACCGGCCAGAAGCTGCCGGCGCCGGACATGGAAATGCGGCGCGATGTGCTCATCGGCCATTACCGCGCGATGCGGGCGCATTACGGCGAACAGCCCGGGCTGCGCGTGGCGCGCAAGCATATCGGGTGGTATGTGCGCGGCCTGCCGGGCGCCGCCGAATTCCGTGCGGCCGTCAACCGGCAAGACGATTCCGCCGCCGTCGAGGCGATGATCCACGAAATCCACGCGCGGGCGATGGGCGAGACGGACGCACCGGTGCAGGCGGCCGCATGA
- a CDS encoding DHA2 family efflux MFS transporter permease subunit, giving the protein MTIGACLGLAAGSFCGGSLQSIYPYVAGRLATSSDHALWTLTYFLIHWALGIALMPWFARKLGFKRLFLASMVMLAIGAGMGILSHSLMTMLVARGVQGISSGLLVPLVQTLLLRHFPKRHHTLATALWSNSMLVPFFFGPAFGGWLAVNYDWIDLFWLVIPFALLAFVLIRVSLPEDRPTAPPPPFDLVGLALLWLGLIALQIVLNQGEQFGWFGSPFIQRYTVAAILLLGCFIIWELTSEAPLLELRFVSNRNFGFGLLLLCLGWSIFVGWSSILPLWTEVDLGYNGWWGGVLLIPLALTAIPVASAMGRIARHVSLRMLAALCFLLFAIAFAMAVYNPEIGLAATVPSELLQGIAVGMLFVPLTMIILSEIPADDLAAASTTSNFIRLASDIVGVTMLQTLWQRHTESVAALTRSAMSESLVRQALAHARQDGMSHAQTMAMIAGRLQLDASTWSLDDALRLSAWICLGAAAVSLVVLKKPRPQGG; this is encoded by the coding sequence ATGACGATCGGCGCCTGCCTCGGCCTTGCCGCGGGCTCATTCTGCGGCGGCTCGCTGCAGAGCATCTACCCCTATGTCGCCGGCCGGCTGGCGACCAGCAGCGATCACGCGCTGTGGACGCTCACCTACTTCCTCATTCACTGGGCCCTCGGCATCGCGCTGATGCCCTGGTTCGCCCGCAAGCTCGGCTTCAAGCGACTGTTCCTCGCCAGCATGGTCATGCTGGCGATCGGCGCGGGGATGGGAATCCTGTCCCATTCGCTGATGACGATGCTGGTCGCGCGCGGCGTGCAGGGCATTTCGTCCGGCCTGCTGGTGCCGCTGGTGCAGACGCTGCTGCTGCGCCATTTCCCGAAGCGCCATCACACGCTGGCGACGGCGCTCTGGAGCAATTCGATGCTGGTGCCGTTCTTCTTCGGCCCGGCCTTCGGCGGCTGGCTGGCGGTGAATTACGACTGGATCGACCTGTTCTGGCTGGTCATCCCCTTCGCCCTGCTCGCCTTCGTGCTGATCCGCGTCTCCCTGCCGGAAGACCGCCCGACGGCGCCGCCGCCGCCCTTCGATCTTGTCGGCCTCGCCCTGCTCTGGCTCGGGCTGATCGCGCTGCAGATCGTCCTGAACCAGGGCGAGCAGTTCGGCTGGTTCGGCTCGCCCTTCATCCAGCGCTACACGGTCGCCGCGATCCTGTTGCTCGGCTGCTTCATCATCTGGGAACTGACGAGCGAGGCGCCGCTGCTCGAACTGCGCTTCGTGAGCAACCGGAATTTCGGGTTCGGCCTGCTGCTGCTGTGCCTCGGCTGGTCGATCTTCGTCGGCTGGAGTTCGATCCTCCCGCTCTGGACCGAGGTCGATCTCGGCTACAATGGCTGGTGGGGCGGCGTGTTGCTGATCCCGCTGGCGCTGACCGCGATCCCGGTGGCCTCCGCCATGGGGCGCATCGCCCGGCATGTCAGCCTGCGCATGCTCGCGGCACTGTGTTTCCTGCTTTTCGCGATCGCCTTCGCGATGGCGGTCTACAATCCCGAGATCGGCCTCGCGGCGACGGTGCCGAGCGAATTGCTGCAAGGCATTGCCGTGGGCATGCTGTTCGTGCCGCTCACGATGATCATCCTGTCGGAGATCCCGGCGGACGATCTGGCCGCGGCCTCGACGACGAGCAATTTCATCCGCCTTGCCAGCGACATCGTCGGGGTCACCATGTTGCAGACGCTATGGCAGCGGCACACCGAATCCGTCGCGGCGCTGACCCGCAGCGCCATGAGCGAGTCGCTGGTTCGCCAGGCGCTCGCCCACGCGCGGCAGGACGGCATGTCCCACGCGCAGACCATGGCGATGATCGCCGGCCGGTTGCAACTCGATGCGAGCACCTGGAGCCTCGACGACGCGCTCCGTCTCTCCGCCTGGATCTGCCTCGGGGCCGCGGCGGTCTCGCTTGTCGTGCTCAAGAAGCCTCGCCCGCAGGGCGGCTAG